The DNA sequence ctggtaaaataataatcatagcCTGTAAGCGGTTCTAATTCTCTTATCTAACCAGGAATATCCATtgctatcaataaattataataattggtATTACTGACCGACATTCGAGTGGCCTTGTTAGTAACTTGTTAACTTAGTTTCAAGTGAATTACTTGctcaaataataaatctaatataCCGATTTTTTTGCCTATTATTCAGATGCCTAGATAAACTTATCTATTTATAGGTATCAGTCACGTCTAAACAGTAAGTTAGTAGTAGTAACCTACCCGCTTATTATCTTACGTACCCAATAATTAGAACGTATTACAAATGCTTTggacattttatattttgtgagtGACGTACAAGGATGATAAAGTTTGATAATCTCAAACATCTGTGATTGGACATTCCGCTTTCAAAGACAAGAATCTAACGTCAACATGACAGTTTGTATTCTGACTTTGGGAGAGGGGCACGCGCGcgttttatttagataaatcaCAAGGACCTTGAAATCAACAGCGTGTATATTTCACTCCCGAAAATATGTCTCGCGTTAGTGAAAGTAGTCGGTGCAGTGTCAGCTGAGATAGGTCGGCGACCTATCGCACAGTCAACACAACGCAGTCGCGACGAGTGATCGTCATGATGCACAAAATGTGTTTTATGAGTGCTGCAGCTGTGATTCGCGGCCACTCGCCCCGCGTCCGCTCGCCTCACTGTACGCTCTACGCTCAAACATTGCGGTTATCGTGCATTTCCCAGCACAATCCAGTTAATGGCAAGAGAAAATTGTGATAGTGAATAACAATGGTCAAAATTAGTTTGTCGCGGTATATACCGCTGTACCCGGTGCTGGGTCTGCTAGGGTGCGCGCAGGCAATCAACATCGTCCCCGTTTGCAATTCCTCCATTTACTGCACCGGTGAACTACTTCGAACCGTTCAACTTGCCAGAATATTTCCTGACTCGAAGACATTTGTCGATTTAAGACTCGCCCGCACCGAAAATGAAACTGTGTCCAATTTCACGAATCTTATgagacaaacaaataataaaccatCTCGGGATCAACTTAGAAAATTCGTagatgataattttattgatggaGATGAGCTTGTCGCTTGGAATCCGCCGGATTTCGACCCAAACCCACCAATTTTAGAACAGATTACGGATCCTAAATTGAAAGAGTTCGCAAAAGATATCATCGATATTTGGCCGGGGCTAGGTCGAAAGGTCTCGCCGGATGTGGATCGCCACTCTGAACAATACAGCTTTATCTACGTGCCAAATGGGTTTATCGTTCCAGGAGGAAGGTTTAAAGAGATGTACTACTGGGACACATACTGGATAGTTCGTGGTCTCTTGATTAGTAATATGATGCAAACAGCAAAAGGTGTCATTGAAAATTTCTTGCATCTCGTGGATAAATTAGGGTATGTTCCTAATGGAAGCAGAATTTACTACTTGGGGAGAAGTCAACCACCACTATTGACCGCTATGGTGAAAGACTATTTTACCGCGACTAGAGACGTCACTTGGCTAAAAGCAAATATTGATATAGTAGAGAGGGAACTTCAATACTGGCTAGCTAAGAAGAGAATAACCGTTACAATAAATAGCAAGCAGTACATGCTGTTACGTTATAAGGCGGATAAAGATGACAAAGGCCCGCGACCGGAATCTTATTACGAGGATTGTGCTACCAGTAGCGTACTACCTGAAGACAAGCGCGACGACTTCTACATGGAGATGAAAAGTGCAGCGGAGAGCGGCTGGGACTTCTCGTCGAGGTGGTTCGTAACCCCAGACAATCTGACTTCGGCCAACTTATCCGACGTACACGTTACGCGAATAATACCAGTTGACCTAAATTCGATGTTTGCTGGAGCCCTACAAATTATGGGCGATCTGAGGTACCAACTTAAAGACAGGCGCAGCGCACAGAAATGGTGGAGTTTAGCTAAGTACTGGAGGATAGCAATAGACCATGTGCTGTGGAATCAGAAAGACGGCGTTTGGTATGACTATGATATGGTAGCGAAATCACCGCGGAAACACTTTTATCCGAGCTGTGTAACCCCGCTATGGGCTGGTGCGGTAGAACGTACAAGCGCTCCTGTATACGCTGCTCATTTGGTAAAGTACTTACTCTCAAGTAATGCTCTTAATTTCCCCGGCGGTATTCCTACTTCCTTGTGGCACACAGGTGAGCAATGGGATTTCCCGAACGCATGGCCGCCCCTTCAGAGTATTATGATTGGAGGTTTAGAGAGGAGTGGCAATGAAGAAGCACAAAAATTAGCAAGAGAACAAGTCGCGGTGTGGATTCGAGCGAATTACATAGGCTATACGAAATGGAAGAAGATGTTTGAGAAATACAGTGCTCTGCAGCCAGGAGAGCATGGGAGCGGCGGAGAGTATATAGTCCAGTCCGGCTTCGGGTGGACTAACGGGATCGTTTTGGAACTGCTCCAGAGGTACGGCAAGGTGTTGACTTTAGACGAGAAAGGCGAGGACGGGCTACCTTCCGTGCGAATGACGTAGCTAATATGTACTGACAAatcaaattttagttttatttgtacttaatatTGAGTGTTGAACATTCttgttgttattaatattatacttacatataCCACATATCCCATGTGCTTATTAACATTCCGCTCGACGTACAATAGTAAAATGACACTGAATCGTGTTTGTGAAACAAGAAACTTATTTTACTTGGACTTGGAAACGTTTACAGTActgttttatatacttttacaATGTTTGTGTATATCCTTGTGTACTGAGGTATCATGTAAAGTCAAATCAATTGAATCTCGCTTTTAATTGCATGTATGtagttagaaaataaattgaatgctTTTGATAGATAAACgcgaatttatttgttattatttttaatctgtttgtaTCACGTatgttacgtattttatttgataaagcaAAAAACGCGTTGCTAATGAGGGAATTCTACACAATACGGAAAATTTTCCTCATAATTaactgaatgtttatttatagaaagacaaaatgtaaacaaatatgtacataattgAAACGAAGTTgactaaattaaatgtatttgctgaacaaattgttttttttttaattttacgtcCTACATAATGCTGTCGTCCCTTTTCCGtaaatagaaaatgttaatatacATCTCTGTATAAACTTGGTTATAAcctaaaatttattcaaatttaacatCGTTGTCCTATTGAAATAAGTGTCGtttgtcgtgggttcgatccccgcttaggacaagcatttgtgtgatcctcgaacgCTTGTATTGACTGGGCGAAACATCGCGCGAAACAAGGATCCTTATAGCGGCAGTcgctttttaataaacaaatacttggTTAGCATATTAAGATATTTATGAAAACAGGTAAGTTTAATAAACGTATAAAACGTCGACAAACGCCAAACTACGACTTATACCCGGGATAACTTAGGAAGAGGCGGATAAGTGAGCTGTCCTTTGTattttgactttcaaaaagtgTTACCTACTTAGCCTTtcctacataaaaaaatggttttgcaAAAGATACAAAGTCCATAACTATAAAGGTACTAATAGCAGTCGGCGCCGGCGACTAGCGTTCGGTCACCGCGATTCTAAAACAAGCCTAATACTTTATGTTTTAAGGTTGGTAATTGTAATTTGCCACCATCTACACGAAGTCCACTATAAGTACAATAAAACGCATTGTATGCATTATTACAATTGGTAACCAATTGACTATTAAAGTGctattaaaatacctaaagtCGATCGGTGCACAATTACTTGTAAACATGAGTTAGCaataaaagctattaaaattacatacctacctacttaaaaataatattgttgtcaAGTGATATTTCTGAACATTAAACTAATATAAAGAACTATTGATTTCAAAcatgtcaattgtttttttctccATTTAAGAAACAAACGCGACTTGGTCTTTTTGTAAACCGTCGATTTCCttaataacttaattagaaGGTACCTACTTAGGTATCTAAGTTGTAAGATGTGGGTAAGCCTTAGATAGGGACGCATGAAATTAAACATTCGATTCGAGATTAATAATCTCTCTCAAAGGAAAGAGACTTACTTAAGAAAAAACCTGGCCCCGATTCTGTTTTACAATTTCcgttgaattaatgaaaattggattataTTGGCACtgttcgtattattctaagattTTTTCAACACAATGAATTTCCACTTaatgtgttggcaaaatgctttagagaataggaatagtttcaaaaatccaattacaccattcattcatcgacctttgtaaatagcagaactGGGGCCCTGAACTTCGTCGTCACAATGTTGTGTGAATTAAATTATCTGTCACTTACCTCTCGAGTAATGACCGCAAGGTGGCTATTATAACCTCATTAATCCAtgttaaaagattaaaaaaaaacattaaatcgtAAAACTGACATTCGCTTGGGCCACTGATTTAAAATATCGATCTCTATCTATCGtcgaataaaaaacacaaaaaactttaaaagatttaatGTACAATTGTATTAtctaattcataaataaaatacctaacttAATCAATGAAATGAATTAGAAATGCTCATAAgccaaaaaaaatgcttatcGCACAGACACTCAATCATTCTGCCAAATTCGTATCACTgaattaaaatggttttattcttctaaaactaattttaatgaatgctACAGGGTGCTACAGTCCTTATCTAGGACTAGGAGTAGGAGTATTGAAGTAAACACcgttactttaatttttatttttcgggaaaaaagttttaaaatatttaaattgcatATTCTTTTTCtcccaaacaaaaaataaaaggctGTGTGAGATATCTTACGTTTTAACAAATGCGTGTTTtcaaactaaatataattaaacaaacattgtcTAGCTATTCTTTCTACTGAATGATAACAGTTTGTGTGTTAGGAGTTCTAAGTTCTCACTAGAACTAAGTATGAGGTAAGTAAATATGATTTTTCTGTACAAACCTTATCCTTTTTTCATTAAACGGTATAGACTGATAAGAATGTGGACACAAATCTCTTTTCACTAATTctcctttaataaatatttttcaagagcAAAACCAGAATAACAGTAAAACTTAGGTTGTAAAATGTCCTAATTTCGTGTATATTTAGCCTTAAAATCTGTGCTATTTATCTAAAACTTGGTAATCACTGTTACGACTATTCTGAACCATCGTAACCACAATCACTGGCCGGAGTGACGTAGGGGATGTCTGCTTGCGATCCGAATTCTGATTCTAAAAGGACTTGTTGGATTTTAAGTCGTGCGAGGGCGTTCTGTTTGGGGTTCAACCTTTTCAGAGTGGGGGCGCAACTGAGCAGGAACAACTCGTCGGGGTCTGTCCTGTTGCACTGACAGGGGTTGGAGTCGTCTTCGATGGAGTTTAGCCGAATTTTCTTTGGTGAAGATTCGCTGTCGTCGTCATCGTCATCCTCATACTTCGTGTCCTGAGTAAACGCAATATCTGGCAGGCATTGTATCGCTCGTTGCCGATTTAATTCTTCTTCTGCGTCTGAATCGTCCGCCTCTTTTTTTATTCtgcaaacaagatttataagTTATCGTTAGACAATTTACTCATGTACACATTCAGGGTTATGGCGAACTGTTGCATACTTGAAATAAAGAAACactcacaaaaatattgtttgatcgCCAGAACTGAGTTTCCTTTTCAGGCAGTCATGAAACAAAGTACCATTTTCAGAGAGTAGGTAAAAGAGAAagcttaataaaaaatgaattaaaatacttacccGCTATCCTTGGGTTCTATGTGAGGTAGTAGAAACCTCATGGCTTGGTGGTAAGGCCACCGGGTTCGGCCTCCGTGAGTCCGTTGCAGCTTTATAAAGGAATCCCGGAGCGATCGCCATCGCTTCTTGCACTCcgattctgaaaaataaaaaactaaatgattTGTCATAATTCTCCGATCCGGGATTTGCACTGCAAATTGTTAAGTAATTACTAACCTATAATATTTCTGGTGAATATTATTAAGGCTCTTGGGATTTTCGTTTTACAGATAGTTCTAAAGAATTTTCAGCACAATTGCATCAACAAACATTGTGATAGACCAATATAGAaatcaatacaataaaattgtagcCTTGGACCTACTTCTTCCtagtttattaattacaatgatCACAATTGATAGCGCAGAACTTTCAGATCCGTTTCAGGTTTTAACTTATTGTGACttggcaattattttttttataaaatttaggGAACCATTGATATTTGAGCGACAATcaaatttgttataaattaagcTTTATCACGGCGCTTTGTGATGGCTAGTTCCCAAAATAGTCGACTTCAAATATACTTTCTCTCTATAGCTAGCTAGcttgtttttaaactttgagATTGTCCTTCACTTTCATAAGACCACAGGGCTAGGTGCGTCGAGGGCTTCGCACCGCTTGTGTATTATCTGCATGCTATTAGTGCTATTAGTGATAGTTCAGTTGGCACACACGGATAAAGGTGAGACCTTTAtagttgtgaaaaaaaatattattgtgtctTGTGTTGTTATAAATTGCACTAAGAACTTCTTAGTGCCCCAATAAgagttttgttgaaaaataatgaataattattt is a window from the Trichoplusia ni isolate ovarian cell line Hi5 chromosome 3, tn1, whole genome shotgun sequence genome containing:
- the LOC113492199 gene encoding uncharacterized protein LOC113492199 isoform X4; translation: MNEIDLIKEVEKRPILYDKSVSGFNKTKLRDDAWKEVQESLNVSESECKKRWRSLRDSFIKLQRTHGGRTRWPYHQAMRFLLPHIEPKDSGIKKEADDSDAEEELNRQRAIQCLPDIAFTQDTKYEDDDDDDSESSPKKIRLNSIEDDSNPCQCNRTDPDELFLLSCAPTLKRLNPKQNALARLKIQQVLLESEFGSQADIPYVTPASDCGYDGSE
- the LOC113492199 gene encoding uncharacterized protein LOC113492199 isoform X2, giving the protein MNEIDLIKEVEKRPILYDKSVSGFNKTKLRDDAWKEVQESLNVSESECKKRWRSLRDSFIKLQRTHGGRTRWPYHQAMRFLLPHIEPKDSGKLSSGDQTIFLIKKEADDSDAEEELNRQRAIQCLPDIAFTQDTKYEDDDDDDSESSPKKIRLNSIEDDSNPCQCNRTDPDELFLLSCAPTLKRLNPKQNALARLKIQQVLLESEFGSQADIPYVTPASDCGYDGSE
- the LOC113492199 gene encoding uncharacterized protein LOC113492199 isoform X3 translates to MNEIDLIKEVEKRPILYDKSVSGFNKTKLRDDAWKEVQESLNVSVFYFSESECKKRWRSLRDSFIKLQRTHGGRTRWPYHQAMRFLLPHIEPKDSGIKKEADDSDAEEELNRQRAIQCLPDIAFTQDTKYEDDDDDDSESSPKKIRLNSIEDDSNPCQCNRTDPDELFLLSCAPTLKRLNPKQNALARLKIQQVLLESEFGSQADIPYVTPASDCGYDGSE
- the LOC113492199 gene encoding uncharacterized protein LOC113492199 isoform X1, with the translated sequence MNEIDLIKEVEKRPILYDKSVSGFNKTKLRDDAWKEVQESLNVSVFYFSESECKKRWRSLRDSFIKLQRTHGGRTRWPYHQAMRFLLPHIEPKDSGKLSSGDQTIFLIKKEADDSDAEEELNRQRAIQCLPDIAFTQDTKYEDDDDDDSESSPKKIRLNSIEDDSNPCQCNRTDPDELFLLSCAPTLKRLNPKQNALARLKIQQVLLESEFGSQADIPYVTPASDCGYDGSE